In a single window of the Rhizobium tropici CIAT 899 genome:
- a CDS encoding 4-oxalocrotonate tautomerase gives MPILRLEMHPGRTQDQKRAFVREATKAAVETLACPPESVEIIITEISKESWATAGKLKSDS, from the coding sequence ATGCCCATCCTGCGCTTGGAAATGCATCCCGGCCGCACGCAAGACCAGAAGCGCGCTTTCGTTCGTGAAGCGACCAAAGCCGCTGTAGAAACACTCGCCTGCCCGCCGGAATCGGTGGAAATCATCATCACCGAGATTTCGAAAGAGTCCTGGGCGACAGCAGGAAAGCTGAAATCGGATAGCTGA
- a CDS encoding LysR family transcriptional regulator — protein MDKLAGMAMFVKVVEQGSFAAAADISQVSPAMVAKHIRTIEQRLGARLLHRTTRRHQLTEVGKLYYERCKTVLAEVEHAEQSASELQSAPRGRLRLVAPVSFGTQSLVPALVDYLHENLEVSVDLALDNNPHDLIGEGYELGIHIGDLADTNLVARPLKPYRRILAASPDYLDRCGRPQSPEDLANHMCLGHSYWRLQGRWHLVGPDGETREIAIKGRFTTNQGGALRVAALHGAGIVLQPELLLAADLDAGRLEPVLPLWSYQPTPMHLVYAPDRRPTAMLRSVIDFLVARFG, from the coding sequence ATGGACAAGTTGGCGGGAATGGCGATGTTCGTCAAAGTAGTCGAACAGGGCAGTTTTGCCGCAGCTGCCGACATAAGCCAGGTGTCGCCGGCCATGGTTGCCAAACATATCAGGACGATCGAACAGCGGCTCGGTGCGCGCCTGCTTCACCGCACCACACGCCGCCATCAGCTGACCGAGGTCGGCAAGCTTTATTACGAGCGATGCAAGACGGTGCTGGCGGAGGTGGAGCATGCCGAGCAATCGGCCTCCGAACTGCAATCGGCACCGCGCGGGCGCCTGCGGCTCGTCGCTCCTGTCAGTTTCGGAACGCAAAGCCTCGTGCCGGCGCTTGTCGACTATCTGCATGAGAATCTTGAGGTCAGCGTCGATCTGGCGCTCGACAATAATCCACATGATCTGATCGGCGAAGGCTACGAACTCGGGATCCATATCGGCGATCTGGCGGACACTAATCTCGTGGCGCGTCCGCTAAAACCCTATCGACGCATTCTTGCGGCGTCGCCGGATTATCTGGATCGCTGCGGCCGGCCGCAAAGCCCCGAGGACCTCGCCAATCATATGTGTCTCGGCCATTCCTACTGGCGGCTCCAGGGGCGCTGGCATCTCGTTGGTCCGGACGGGGAAACGCGTGAGATCGCCATCAAGGGCAGATTCACCACCAATCAGGGCGGGGCTTTGCGCGTTGCCGCTCTGCACGGAGCCGGCATAGTGCTGCAGCCGGAACTGCTCTTGGCGGCCGATCTCGATGCCGGCCGTCTTGAGCCCGTCCTGCCCCTTTGGTCGTACCAGCCGACACCGATGCACCTTGTCTATGCGCCGGACCGGCGTCCGACGGCCATGCTGCGCAGCGTCATCGATTTTCTCGTCGCTCGCTTCGGCTGA
- a CDS encoding LysR substrate-binding domain-containing protein: MQHVPLASLRAFEAAIRHESFAKAAAELNLTAAGVSQHVRTLEEWLGIKLFTRHARGVTATMAGRDFGAAVANGLGHIDIAARQLRFASNSRPVSVACIASVATRWLIPRLSAFRKEYPEIQINIVYALDARTPEAASVDLLIRHGPRPSTHAISLLTAETRPTCSREYERRHGPIRTPADLLNLDLLHDETAAAWTRWFALEGIHQPPRAGPIFADFGLMIGSVIGGQGVGLCPTALISDELANGTLVALFNTALDTDKSYWLLEASHLSNDAETFRNWLVSVNK, encoded by the coding sequence ATGCAACATGTCCCGCTTGCCTCCCTTCGCGCCTTCGAGGCGGCCATTCGCCACGAAAGTTTTGCCAAGGCGGCGGCTGAACTCAATCTTACGGCCGCCGGCGTTAGCCAGCATGTGCGCACCTTGGAGGAATGGCTCGGCATCAAGCTCTTTACGCGGCATGCCCGTGGTGTCACGGCGACTATGGCCGGCCGCGATTTCGGGGCTGCCGTGGCAAACGGCCTCGGACATATCGATATCGCCGCCCGGCAGCTGCGGTTTGCCAGCAACAGTCGGCCGGTCAGCGTGGCCTGTATCGCTTCTGTCGCCACCCGTTGGCTGATACCCCGACTGTCGGCATTCAGGAAGGAATACCCCGAAATCCAGATCAATATCGTCTACGCGCTCGATGCGAGGACGCCGGAGGCGGCAAGCGTCGATCTTCTGATCCGTCACGGACCAAGACCTTCGACGCATGCCATCTCGCTATTGACGGCCGAAACGCGGCCGACCTGTTCGAGAGAATATGAGCGCCGTCACGGACCGATCAGGACGCCAGCCGATCTCCTTAATCTCGACCTCCTGCACGATGAAACGGCGGCCGCATGGACACGCTGGTTCGCCCTCGAAGGTATCCACCAGCCTCCAAGAGCCGGCCCGATCTTTGCCGATTTCGGCTTGATGATCGGGTCGGTCATCGGCGGTCAAGGTGTGGGCCTCTGCCCCACTGCCTTGATCTCGGATGAATTGGCCAATGGAACGCTGGTTGCCCTATTCAATACGGCACTGGACACCGATAAATCCTATTGGCTGCTCGAAGCCAGCCATCTTTCCAACGATGCTGAAACGTTTCGCAACTGGCTTGTTTCCGTGAACAAGTAG
- a CDS encoding Lrp/AsnC family transcriptional regulator, producing MTKSSEIDQFDQKILDALVEDGRMSITELSERVGLSKTPCQARLKKLIDSGYIDGFKAILNPIKLGLDHVAFAEVKLTDTREEALLSFNNAIKKIKEIEECHMIAGRFDYLLKVRTSDIRRYRIVLGEKISSLPFVASTSTNVVMQSVKENWS from the coding sequence ATGACCAAGTCCAGTGAAATTGACCAGTTCGACCAAAAGATCCTCGACGCACTCGTCGAAGACGGTCGCATGTCGATCACGGAGCTTTCCGAGCGGGTCGGCCTTTCCAAGACTCCCTGCCAGGCACGCCTCAAGAAACTGATCGATTCCGGCTATATCGACGGCTTCAAGGCCATCCTCAATCCGATCAAGCTTGGCCTCGATCACGTCGCCTTTGCCGAAGTAAAACTCACGGATACCCGTGAGGAGGCCTTGCTCAGCTTCAACAATGCCATCAAGAAAATCAAGGAAATCGAAGAGTGCCACATGATCGCCGGTCGCTTCGATTATCTCCTCAAGGTGCGAACCTCGGATATTCGCCGCTATCGCATTGTTCTTGGCGAGAAAATTTCCAGCCTGCCTTTCGTGGCAAGCACTTCGACCAATGTGGTGATGCAGTCGGTCAAGGAAAACTGGTCGTAA
- a CDS encoding LacI family DNA-binding transcriptional regulator, producing the protein MAKVTLKDVATAAGVGAATVERALNGRGNVLPETAEKIFIAAKRLGYRTPPAGIRHGLVRIEVVLLRPETYFYSRLNRAFERIAALLDKDIQIQRTFAREDDPADFSRHIANPQARRSALIVVAPDHPDVVGSIRKVAGGGIPVVQIMTRPALELPYVGIDNEAAGRTAAFYMARMQSNISGTFVALCHSGAYENHKARIRGFSNYLLDHANPSHRFVEVMFDEDDEMKTIELLTNAFARYPDIIGLYSAGGDNAAIATVLRRYRQRPVFWVGHELSDATRGYLKEGLMTIVLDQAPEVQARRAIDLTLKRLGLIDTDVDLEPVRFLTVTPESL; encoded by the coding sequence GTGGCCAAGGTTACGTTGAAGGATGTGGCGACGGCCGCGGGTGTGGGAGCAGCCACCGTCGAGCGGGCGCTGAACGGGCGCGGCAATGTTTTGCCGGAAACGGCGGAAAAGATCTTCATCGCGGCCAAGCGGCTCGGCTACCGCACGCCGCCGGCGGGGATCAGGCACGGTCTGGTGCGCATCGAGGTCGTGCTGCTGCGGCCTGAAACCTATTTCTATTCAAGGCTCAATCGAGCCTTCGAGCGCATCGCCGCCCTGCTCGACAAGGATATCCAGATCCAGCGGACTTTCGCTAGGGAAGACGATCCCGCCGATTTTTCGCGCCATATCGCCAATCCGCAGGCACGGCGCTCCGCCCTGATCGTCGTTGCGCCCGATCATCCCGATGTGGTCGGCAGCATCCGCAAGGTCGCCGGCGGTGGCATTCCCGTCGTGCAGATCATGACGCGGCCAGCACTGGAGCTGCCTTACGTCGGCATCGACAACGAGGCGGCCGGCCGCACCGCCGCCTTCTACATGGCGCGCATGCAGTCGAATATCTCCGGCACTTTCGTCGCACTCTGCCACAGCGGCGCTTATGAGAACCACAAGGCGCGTATCCGCGGCTTTTCCAACTATCTGCTCGATCATGCGAACCCATCGCATCGCTTCGTTGAAGTCATGTTCGATGAGGACGATGAAATGAAGACGATCGAGCTGCTGACCAACGCCTTCGCCCGGTATCCCGATATTATCGGCCTTTACAGCGCCGGCGGCGACAATGCCGCGATCGCGACGGTTCTGCGCCGGTATCGCCAGCGGCCGGTATTCTGGGTCGGGCATGAATTGTCCGATGCGACGCGCGGCTATCTGAAGGAGGGTTTGATGACGATCGTTCTCGATCAGGCTCCCGAGGTTCAAGCCCGGCGTGCCATCGATCTGACGCTGAAGCGGCTGGGCCTGATCGATACCGATGTCGATCTCGAGCCGGTGCGTTTTCTGACCGTTACCCCGGAAAGCCTCTGA